The following are encoded together in the Bacillus sp. V2I10 genome:
- a CDS encoding peptidoglycan-binding protein, with protein MNFKKSFFCLSAAGIIAFQTLPLTIAEASKSTQSTHEIKAVSDPYPGHVIKYGDRGPNVRKVQDRLNKNNVPIYVDGIFGQTTLKKVKEFQMRRHLKADGVVGPSTWTALYHTEFPYPGYVVKIGDRGINVTKIQARLNDAGGSIKVDGIFGPNTQQKVKEFQKKFGLKVDGIVGPETWDILFNYEE; from the coding sequence ATGAATTTTAAAAAATCCTTTTTCTGTTTGTCAGCAGCTGGAATCATTGCATTTCAAACTCTGCCATTAACAATTGCTGAGGCATCTAAGTCCACTCAATCGACCCATGAAATAAAAGCAGTAAGCGACCCATATCCTGGCCATGTCATTAAATATGGGGATCGAGGACCTAATGTGCGTAAAGTACAAGATCGGCTAAACAAAAACAACGTCCCAATTTATGTAGATGGCATATTTGGTCAAACAACGCTTAAAAAGGTAAAAGAATTTCAAATGCGCAGACATTTGAAAGCAGATGGGGTAGTAGGTCCCTCAACTTGGACCGCGCTTTATCATACAGAATTCCCATATCCTGGTTATGTCGTTAAAATTGGGGATCGCGGCATAAATGTAACGAAAATCCAAGCGCGTCTTAATGACGCTGGGGGTTCGATTAAAGTGGATGGTATTTTCGGTCCAAACACTCAACAAAAGGTGAAGGAGTTTCAAAAAAAATTCGGACTAAAAGTAGATGGAATTGTTGGGCCGGAAACCTGGGACATTCTATTTAATTATGAAGAATAG
- a CDS encoding MarR family winged helix-turn-helix transcriptional regulator, with translation MSYSCNENEKIVYRLFEINKLTMPKFERCTGISQSRLELLNELYEADEISQTDLQKKVNIDNAAVTRHLKQLEEKGMVTRRKNPADNRVTFVKLTEDGRMKMIAYKEEKQRFISNVLKDFSEEERSSLLKMLTRIQGNVEKIQ, from the coding sequence TTGTCCTACTCATGCAATGAGAATGAAAAAATAGTCTATCGATTATTTGAAATAAATAAGCTTACAATGCCTAAGTTTGAGCGGTGTACAGGGATCAGCCAATCAAGGCTGGAACTTTTGAATGAGCTTTATGAAGCAGATGAAATCAGCCAGACTGACCTGCAAAAGAAAGTAAACATTGATAATGCGGCTGTAACAAGGCATTTAAAGCAGCTCGAAGAAAAAGGAATGGTTACACGCCGAAAAAATCCTGCTGATAACCGAGTTACTTTTGTGAAGCTGACTGAAGATGGCCGAATGAAAATGATTGCTTATAAAGAAGAAAAACAGCGATTTATTTCAAATGTTTTAAAGGACTTTTCAGAAGAAGAACGTTCTTCTCTTTTAAAAATGCTTACTCGTATTCAAGGAAATGTAGAGAAGATTCAGTAG
- a CDS encoding nitroreductase family protein: MNKTLVNDFKEIVTGRRSIRSYDPSVRISKEEMAGMLTEAALAPSSVNLQPWRFVVIDTNEGKETLAPLAKFNQRQVKTSSAVIAVFADMQSDLFLDEIYNKAVEEGHMPSEVRDQQVPAIKASIEAMTFEQTKEMNLIDAGLVSMQLMLVARAHGYDTNPIGGFEKDKIAEAFDLDKSRYYPVMLLSIGKAAEEGYKSVRLPIDVITEWK; the protein is encoded by the coding sequence ATGAATAAAACATTAGTAAACGATTTTAAGGAAATTGTAACTGGACGCCGATCCATTCGCAGCTATGATCCAAGCGTGAGAATCAGCAAAGAGGAAATGGCAGGAATGTTGACAGAAGCTGCGCTTGCACCGTCATCTGTTAACTTGCAGCCATGGCGTTTTGTTGTCATTGACACGAATGAAGGAAAAGAAACACTTGCTCCACTGGCTAAATTTAATCAAAGACAAGTTAAGACTTCTTCAGCTGTAATCGCTGTTTTTGCAGATATGCAAAGTGATTTATTCTTGGATGAAATTTATAATAAAGCAGTGGAAGAAGGGCACATGCCTTCAGAAGTAAGAGATCAGCAAGTGCCTGCAATAAAAGCTTCCATTGAAGCGATGACATTTGAACAAACGAAAGAAATGAATTTGATTGATGCAGGTTTAGTATCGATGCAGCTGATGCTGGTCGCTCGTGCACATGGTTATGACACGAACCCAATCGGCGGTTTTGAAAAAGATAAAATTGCTGAAGCTTTTGACTTAGATAAGAGCCGTTACTATCCTGTAATGCTGCTGTCAATCGGAAAAGCTGCTGAAGAGGGCTACAAATCTGTACGCCTGCCTATTGATGTCATTACTGAATGGAAGTAA
- a CDS encoding putative quinol monooxygenase has protein sequence MIIIHAGLQVQAEKENDFLQETRTLIEASRAESGNITYNLLKDTEQDCAYTMVEVWENSEAVEAHNTTAHFTDFVSKAPQFMAAPLQVKMFDGKPLEK, from the coding sequence ATGATTATTATACATGCAGGTCTTCAAGTACAAGCTGAGAAAGAAAATGATTTTCTGCAAGAAACTCGCACTTTAATTGAAGCTTCAAGAGCTGAAAGCGGCAATATAACATATAATTTATTAAAAGATACAGAACAAGATTGTGCCTACACAATGGTGGAAGTATGGGAAAATAGTGAAGCAGTGGAAGCTCATAATACAACCGCACACTTCACTGATTTTGTAAGCAAAGCTCCACAATTTATGGCAGCTCCGCTTCAAGTGAAAATGTTTGATGGTAAACCGCTAGAAAAATAA
- a CDS encoding sugar phosphate isomerase/epimerase — protein MNHVIIPLNAFDRKEVLENGQLSYISIIQASGAYGVEIRRELFSEQDIPLKQLREKIAGSLFTVYSAPVELWKMDGSLNDEKIQIIKEEALLLGARWVKVSLGHYIKGVSDLEKMNQFLDQFNSLELLIENDQTLHGGNVETLRSFFESASIACVPVKMTFDTGNWFFTNEKPIEAFEMLKDYVSYLHLKDVVQTGRGLVTTELSNSETADWRKVAEQLPENLPRALEFPIHPVSRLKEFIEMVNTKISKRKGEAVCKS, from the coding sequence TTGAATCATGTAATCATTCCGCTTAATGCTTTTGATAGAAAAGAAGTTTTAGAGAATGGGCAGCTTTCGTATATTAGCATCATCCAAGCATCGGGAGCTTACGGCGTTGAGATCAGAAGAGAATTATTTTCTGAACAAGATATACCCTTGAAACAGCTGAGGGAAAAGATTGCAGGTTCTTTGTTTACTGTCTATTCCGCTCCTGTTGAACTCTGGAAAATGGATGGATCTCTTAATGATGAGAAGATTCAGATAATCAAAGAGGAGGCCCTGCTGCTTGGTGCGAGATGGGTGAAAGTATCGCTCGGCCACTACATAAAAGGCGTATCTGACTTAGAAAAAATGAATCAATTTTTAGATCAGTTTAATTCGTTGGAACTGCTGATTGAAAATGATCAGACGCTGCATGGGGGGAATGTGGAAACCTTGAGGTCCTTTTTTGAAAGCGCTTCTATTGCATGCGTTCCAGTTAAGATGACATTCGATACAGGAAACTGGTTTTTTACGAATGAAAAACCGATTGAAGCATTCGAAATGCTGAAAGATTATGTATCCTATTTGCATTTAAAGGATGTGGTTCAAACCGGCAGGGGATTAGTTACTACTGAACTATCAAACAGTGAAACTGCTGATTGGCGAAAGGTGGCAGAACAGCTGCCGGAAAATCTTCCTAGAGCACTGGAATTTCCGATTCATCCTGTCAGCCGTCTGAAAGAGTTTATAGAAATGGTCAATACCAAAATATCAAAAAGGAAAGGTGAGGCTGTATGCAAAAGTTAG
- a CDS encoding sugar kinase, with amino-acid sequence MQKLDVVTFGEAMALFMAENPGPLDEVRHFTRELAGAETNVAIGLARLGLKSGWASKVGADAFGTFIMKRLAEENVNVDHVFKDDRYPTGFQLKEKALKGDPAVQYFRKGSAASFMSADDFQKDYFSSARHLHMTGIPLAISKHTRSFAQKTLTHMKEAGRTVSFDPNLRPTLWASQQEMIEVVNEFAFKADYVLPGISEGELLTGYSSTRDIASFYLEKGVSLVVIKLGEQGAFYKNHSEEGTVKPFEVEKVVDTVGAGDGFAVGLISGLIEELSLKEAVLRGNAIGSLAVQSPGDNDGYPDRQTLIDYMNLPI; translated from the coding sequence ATGCAAAAGTTAGATGTAGTCACGTTCGGTGAAGCGATGGCACTGTTTATGGCAGAAAATCCAGGACCGTTAGATGAAGTCCGGCACTTTACAAGGGAGCTCGCTGGTGCTGAAACCAATGTTGCGATTGGGCTCGCAAGACTCGGACTGAAATCAGGCTGGGCAAGCAAGGTTGGAGCTGATGCCTTTGGAACTTTTATTATGAAAAGGCTTGCAGAAGAGAATGTGAATGTTGATCATGTTTTTAAAGATGACCGCTATCCAACGGGATTTCAGCTCAAAGAAAAAGCATTGAAGGGAGATCCTGCGGTTCAATATTTCCGCAAAGGCTCAGCTGCAAGCTTTATGAGTGCTGATGATTTTCAGAAGGACTATTTTAGCAGCGCCAGGCATCTTCATATGACTGGAATCCCTCTCGCTATTTCAAAACATACTCGCTCGTTTGCCCAAAAAACTTTAACTCATATGAAAGAAGCGGGGCGCACTGTCAGTTTTGATCCTAACCTGAGACCGACATTATGGGCCTCGCAGCAGGAAATGATTGAAGTAGTGAACGAGTTTGCTTTTAAAGCTGACTATGTCCTTCCCGGCATATCAGAAGGTGAACTACTTACAGGATACAGCAGCACGCGTGATATAGCCTCCTTTTATTTAGAAAAAGGAGTCAGTCTTGTTGTGATCAAGCTTGGCGAACAAGGTGCATTTTATAAAAACCATTCAGAAGAAGGCACAGTGAAGCCATTTGAAGTTGAAAAAGTGGTTGATACAGTTGGAGCGGGAGATGGATTTGCGGTCGGCCTGATCAGCGGTCTGATTGAGGAGCTATCGCTCAAAGAAGCTGTACTCAGGGGGAATGCCATTGGTTCTTTGGCCGTTCAATCCCCTGGAGACAATGACGGATACCCTGATCGTCAGACACTAATCGATTATATGAATTTACCTATTTAA
- a CDS encoding MFS transporter yields the protein MKQTLAKQRWIRLIPVVFITYSLAYLDRANYAFGAAGGMAQDLQITPAISSLLGSLFFLGYFFFQVPGAHYAEKKSAKVLIFWSLIAWGALATATGMVSNVNFLFIIRFMLGVVESAVMPAMLVFLSHWFTKAERSRANTFLILGNPVTVLWMSIVSGYLLEAYGWRWMFIIEGLPAVIWAFLWWKLVFDHPKDAKWLSAKEKADLQAALEKEQEGIKPVKNYREAFKSKVVILLAAQYALWSVGLYGFVMWLPSIIKAAPNMSIVQTGWLSAVPYVLAVILMLTASHFSDKLQKRKEFVWPFLFIGAIAFYASYLIGPDHFWVSFVLLIIAGGAMYAPYGPFFAIIPEILPRNVAGGAMALINSMGALGSFVGSYVVGYLNGSTGGFAASYIFMAGSLLLSAILTIIATKQAKVKHIRQSNINTNIS from the coding sequence ATGAAGCAAACATTGGCAAAACAAAGATGGATCCGGTTAATACCAGTTGTTTTTATCACATACAGCCTTGCCTACTTAGACCGGGCGAACTATGCGTTCGGCGCTGCAGGCGGAATGGCGCAGGATCTCCAGATTACTCCTGCCATCTCCTCATTGCTTGGATCTCTTTTCTTTTTAGGCTATTTCTTTTTCCAAGTTCCCGGAGCTCATTATGCCGAAAAGAAAAGTGCCAAAGTCCTGATTTTCTGGTCGTTAATTGCTTGGGGGGCACTTGCAACCGCAACAGGAATGGTTTCAAATGTTAATTTCTTATTTATCATCAGATTTATGCTAGGAGTTGTAGAAAGTGCTGTAATGCCGGCTATGCTTGTCTTTTTAAGTCACTGGTTCACTAAAGCAGAACGTTCACGTGCCAATACATTCCTTATCCTTGGAAATCCGGTAACTGTTTTATGGATGTCGATCGTTTCAGGTTATTTATTGGAAGCGTATGGCTGGAGATGGATGTTTATTATTGAGGGACTTCCAGCGGTTATTTGGGCCTTTTTATGGTGGAAGCTTGTGTTTGATCATCCTAAAGATGCTAAATGGCTGAGCGCAAAAGAAAAAGCCGACCTTCAGGCTGCCCTTGAAAAAGAACAGGAAGGGATCAAACCCGTTAAAAACTACCGAGAAGCGTTCAAATCGAAAGTTGTTATTTTACTGGCTGCTCAATACGCTCTATGGAGTGTTGGACTTTACGGATTCGTCATGTGGCTTCCTTCTATTATAAAAGCAGCCCCGAATATGAGCATTGTTCAAACGGGTTGGCTATCAGCAGTCCCTTATGTTTTGGCCGTCATCCTTATGCTTACAGCTTCGCATTTTTCAGATAAGCTGCAAAAACGGAAAGAATTTGTCTGGCCGTTCCTGTTTATCGGTGCAATTGCCTTTTATGCATCGTACTTGATTGGACCGGATCACTTCTGGGTCAGCTTCGTCTTGCTTATTATAGCTGGAGGCGCAATGTACGCTCCATATGGACCGTTTTTCGCGATCATTCCAGAGATTCTTCCGCGAAATGTGGCTGGCGGTGCGATGGCCTTAATCAATTCAATGGGTGCGCTCGGATCATTTGTCGGATCTTATGTCGTTGGATATTTGAACGGTTCTACCGGGGGTTTCGCGGCTTCTTACATCTTTATGGCCGGGTCGTTGCTGCTGTCCGCCATTTTAACAATTATTGCAACGAAACAGGCAAAAGTAAAGCATATAAGACAGTCCAACATTAATACGAATATTTCATAA
- a CDS encoding bifunctional 4-hydroxy-2-oxoglutarate aldolase/2-dehydro-3-deoxy-phosphogluconate aldolase: MGVTEIRNRGVVAVIRGATPESIISIGNALKDGGVTALEITMETPRAASVIEAAAAYFGDEVLVGAGTVLDPETARMAILSGAEFIFSPTVRKETITMAKRYGVISVPGAFTPTEILTAYEYGADLIKVFPADAFGPSYLKNIAGPLPHIPLMPTGGVDLHNTADYMKAGAVAVGVGSTLVNTKKPLTEEALLNIKEKAADFINEVKKAREEIQMAARF, encoded by the coding sequence ATGGGAGTAACTGAAATCAGAAACCGCGGGGTTGTAGCTGTCATAAGAGGAGCAACGCCTGAATCCATTATTTCGATTGGCAATGCTTTAAAAGACGGCGGTGTCACTGCCCTTGAAATTACAATGGAAACGCCAAGAGCAGCGTCTGTTATTGAGGCTGCAGCGGCATACTTTGGAGACGAAGTGCTTGTTGGAGCAGGGACCGTCCTCGATCCGGAAACTGCACGGATGGCCATACTTTCAGGAGCAGAATTTATTTTTTCACCAACTGTACGTAAAGAAACAATTACTATGGCTAAACGCTATGGCGTCATTAGTGTACCAGGGGCATTTACACCGACGGAAATTCTTACTGCCTATGAATATGGAGCAGATTTAATTAAAGTTTTCCCTGCTGATGCTTTTGGACCTTCCTATTTAAAAAATATTGCAGGACCGCTGCCGCATATCCCGCTGATGCCGACAGGCGGGGTTGATCTTCATAACACTGCTGATTATATGAAAGCAGGAGCTGTTGCGGTTGGGGTAGGAAGTACCCTTGTGAATACGAAAAAACCATTAACGGAAGAAGCTCTTCTTAATATAAAAGAAAAAGCTGCAGATTTTATCAATGAAGTAAAGAAGGCAAGAGAAGAAATCCAAATGGCCGCTCGGTTTTGA
- a CDS encoding LacI family DNA-binding transcriptional regulator produces MARVTMADVAKEAGVSKSTVSQFINKRYEYMGEDTKKKIDEAIKFLGYQPNYLARSLKQKRTSMIGIIVGNIMHRLSTEVSRSIEDYCHKHDIHAILCNADDNPEKERKYIEVLHAKQVDGLIIFPTGQNLDLYQKLIDEEYPVVFMDRKVEGLKANYVVAANRDATEESIRHLLSRGHTKIAIATQPLIISPRIDRLKGYKQALSEEGIPLINEYMIHADREQMKHELEKLFALKEPPTALFAGNDLVFIEILEFFKDKQMKIGKDAALIVFDNIPLAHLAETQVTTIDQPGYEMGQKAAEILLKQINKEWNEVHEHVFPCELIIRESS; encoded by the coding sequence ATGGCAAGAGTGACGATGGCTGATGTAGCCAAAGAAGCCGGAGTTTCTAAAAGCACGGTCTCTCAATTTATAAATAAACGCTATGAATATATGGGTGAAGATACCAAGAAAAAAATTGATGAAGCGATCAAATTCCTTGGTTATCAGCCCAACTACCTGGCAAGAAGCTTAAAGCAGAAACGAACATCGATGATCGGCATTATCGTCGGAAACATCATGCACAGGCTCTCAACAGAGGTCAGCCGTTCGATTGAGGACTATTGTCATAAGCATGATATTCACGCCATATTATGCAATGCCGATGACAACCCTGAAAAAGAGCGCAAATATATTGAAGTTCTTCATGCGAAGCAAGTAGACGGACTGATTATTTTTCCGACAGGGCAAAACCTGGACCTGTATCAGAAGCTGATAGATGAAGAATATCCTGTCGTTTTTATGGACCGTAAAGTTGAAGGATTAAAAGCCAATTATGTAGTGGCAGCGAACCGTGATGCAACGGAAGAATCCATTAGGCATTTACTTTCCCGCGGCCATACTAAAATAGCAATCGCTACGCAGCCGCTGATAATCAGTCCAAGGATTGACAGGCTGAAAGGTTACAAGCAGGCGCTGAGTGAAGAGGGTATTCCGCTCATCAATGAGTATATGATACATGCAGATCGGGAGCAGATGAAACATGAATTGGAAAAGCTCTTTGCATTAAAAGAGCCGCCAACAGCCCTTTTTGCCGGAAACGATTTAGTTTTTATTGAGATCCTTGAATTTTTTAAAGACAAGCAGATGAAAATTGGGAAAGATGCAGCGTTAATTGTGTTTGATAATATCCCGCTTGCTCATTTAGCTGAAACACAAGTGACCACCATAGACCAGCCAGGCTATGAAATGGGACAAAAAGCAGCTGAAATCCTGCTGAAGCAAATTAACAAAGAATGGAACGAGGTTCACGAGCATGTTTTCCCTTGTGAACTCATAATTAGAGAATCATCGTAA
- the hxlA gene encoding 3-hexulose-6-phosphate synthase — MKIQLALDRLSIDEAIKIAGQAEKFIDILEVGTSLIKEYGIVSISRLKEAFPDKLILADMKTMDNAIYEFQLCFEAGADMATVMGVSPLQTIETSLKTAAKHQKKTMIDLLNTTEEQKTAIFPYTEAIFCDHVSKDVQEKSGLNNTASATFDSSLHWAIAGGITGESIQNMAGPLPEIVIIGSAITKAPQPEKTAEALREIIERKKAESHGTA, encoded by the coding sequence ATGAAAATTCAACTGGCATTGGACCGTTTATCGATTGATGAGGCCATTAAGATAGCCGGTCAGGCTGAAAAATTTATAGACATCTTAGAAGTAGGAACTTCTCTGATTAAGGAATACGGAATCGTCAGCATCTCCAGATTGAAAGAAGCCTTTCCAGATAAACTTATATTGGCAGATATGAAAACCATGGATAATGCTATATATGAATTCCAGTTATGCTTTGAAGCTGGTGCTGACATGGCGACTGTCATGGGAGTAAGCCCGCTTCAGACAATTGAAACGTCCCTCAAAACAGCTGCAAAGCATCAGAAAAAAACAATGATTGATTTATTAAACACAACAGAAGAACAAAAAACAGCTATTTTTCCTTATACTGAGGCTATTTTTTGTGATCATGTCAGTAAAGATGTACAAGAAAAGTCAGGATTGAATAACACAGCTTCAGCTACTTTTGATTCGTCTTTGCATTGGGCAATTGCAGGAGGTATAACAGGAGAATCTATTCAAAATATGGCAGGACCGCTTCCTGAAATCGTCATTATTGGATCAGCAATCACAAAAGCCCCACAGCCTGAAAAAACTGCTGAAGCATTACGTGAAATTATTGAGAGAAAGAAGGCGGAATCACATGGAACAGCTTGA
- the hxlB gene encoding 6-phospho-3-hexuloisomerase, with amino-acid sequence MEQLETILSEIKTVIKRSSSQQIEPIVSELLNDQRIFVIGEGRSGLMAKSFAMRLMHLGAEVYVVGETITPSISKNDILVAVSGSGTTKNVVWTAEKAKSIGCMVIAVTADPEAQLAALATHILHVPAATKYRKEGEQPTIQPLGSLFDQCVHLLFDGICLQYAEKKKISNEQAFQKHSNME; translated from the coding sequence ATGGAACAGCTTGAAACCATTCTATCTGAAATAAAGACAGTCATTAAAAGAAGCAGCTCCCAGCAGATTGAACCGATTGTCAGCGAGCTTTTAAATGATCAGCGTATTTTCGTCATCGGTGAAGGCCGTTCAGGATTGATGGCAAAATCCTTCGCAATGCGTCTGATGCATTTGGGAGCAGAAGTCTATGTTGTAGGCGAAACAATCACACCGAGTATATCTAAGAATGATATTTTAGTAGCTGTATCAGGGTCCGGTACGACAAAAAATGTTGTCTGGACGGCAGAAAAAGCAAAATCAATCGGCTGTATGGTTATTGCTGTAACTGCTGATCCAGAAGCGCAGCTCGCTGCACTTGCCACCCATATTCTTCATGTACCAGCAGCAACTAAATATCGAAAAGAAGGTGAACAGCCAACGATTCAGCCATTGGGATCCTTATTTGATCAATGTGTCCATCTTCTATTTGACGGCATTTGCCTGCAATATGCAGAGAAGAAAAAAATCAGCAATGAACAGGCATTTCAGAAACACAGCAATATGGAGTAG
- a CDS encoding nuclease-related domain-containing protein: MKPRCESLELRILRYLNARLDLPAKDKNHYTNLKKGFEGEQKFDEWMKDLAGEGVILNDLLFETNHSLFQIDSLYVSSNTIYLFEVKNYEGDFFIEEDKWYLSSKLEIKNPMHQLKRNESLLRRLLQEHKFIFQVEAYLIFINPEFQLYQTPLNLPIILPSQLNRFAEKITKKSNKLKGVHTTLAHKLLSLHLTESPYYRLPNYCYDQLEKGILCPVCYTFYRSLNKTALICDCCKGIERHQSAVLRSTEEFRMLFPKSKITTNQIHDWCSIIKNKKFIWKILSKNFKKEGHGKSANYVENL; this comes from the coding sequence ATGAAACCTCGCTGTGAATCATTAGAATTAAGAATTTTGAGGTATTTAAATGCCCGTTTAGATTTGCCTGCAAAGGATAAAAATCATTATACCAATCTCAAAAAAGGATTTGAAGGGGAGCAGAAGTTTGACGAATGGATGAAGGACCTTGCAGGTGAGGGGGTGATTTTAAATGATTTATTATTCGAAACGAACCATTCCTTATTTCAAATCGATTCTTTATATGTTTCATCAAACACGATTTATCTTTTTGAAGTTAAAAATTATGAGGGTGATTTTTTTATCGAAGAGGATAAATGGTATTTATCTTCAAAATTAGAAATTAAAAATCCCATGCATCAATTAAAAAGAAATGAATCCTTATTACGGCGATTACTCCAGGAGCATAAATTTATATTTCAGGTTGAAGCTTATCTAATTTTTATCAACCCCGAATTTCAACTCTATCAAACACCTCTAAATCTCCCAATCATATTACCTTCACAGCTAAATCGTTTTGCTGAAAAAATAACGAAAAAATCGAACAAACTAAAAGGAGTTCATACTACCTTAGCTCATAAATTGTTATCTCTTCATCTAACCGAGTCTCCATACTACCGCCTACCTAACTATTGCTATGATCAACTTGAAAAAGGAATTCTCTGTCCAGTGTGCTATACATTCTATAGGTCGTTAAACAAAACGGCACTAATATGCGATTGTTGCAAGGGGATAGAGAGGCACCAAAGCGCTGTCTTACGGAGCACGGAAGAATTTAGAATGCTTTTTCCAAAATCCAAAATTACTACAAACCAAATACATGATTGGTGCAGTATCATAAAAAATAAAAAATTCATTTGGAAAATTCTTTCTAAGAACTTTAAAAAAGAAGGACATGGGAAATCAGCTAATTATGTTGAAAATCTTTGA
- a CDS encoding SET domain-containing protein, producing MIEIKTSSLSDGEFNRGVFATRDIAKGEIIHEAPVIPYPNAEHVHIEKTTLADYAFEYGQNHTAILLGYGMLFNHSYTPNATYEISFENHTFIFSAYKDIKAGEEILINYNGDEEDQELLWFDREDEKKDSK from the coding sequence ATGATTGAAATCAAAACATCTTCCCTTAGCGACGGGGAATTTAATAGAGGCGTTTTCGCTACGCGAGACATCGCAAAAGGGGAAATTATCCACGAGGCTCCGGTTATTCCATATCCAAATGCCGAGCATGTTCATATCGAAAAAACAACCCTTGCTGATTACGCATTTGAATATGGCCAGAACCACACAGCCATCCTTTTAGGCTACGGCATGCTTTTTAACCATTCCTACACTCCCAATGCCACATACGAAATCAGCTTTGAAAACCATACTTTTATCTTCAGCGCATATAAAGACATAAAAGCAGGAGAAGAAATTCTCATTAACTACAATGGCGACGAAGAAGACCAAGAGCTGCTTTGGTTTGACCGGGAAGATGAAAAAAAAGACAGCAAATAA